The Cervus canadensis isolate Bull #8, Minnesota chromosome 21, ASM1932006v1, whole genome shotgun sequence genomic interval CCTGTGgtaaagaaacagagaaacaggTTAAAGAGCAGCCAGCTCCCAGACCAGACTCCTTCCCACCGGCGGGGCAGTTGAGGCCTCATcctggagatgactgtggctccaTGTAAGGTAAAGCCCGCCATGGCGCTGAGAGTTGGTCTCCAGACCCCGCCCTGTGCCCCAGGTCCTCTTCCCGGGAAGCAGGGAACAGAAAGCCCTATTCCTAGCAGCTGCACTTCCAGCTTCAGCAGGAGACAGAGACTGCCTCCTGGCACAGGGGGCTCCAGTGTGCGGAAAAACCCGGACTCAAAGGCCTTGCTCTACAGTGCTCACCCAAGCACTCGACTTACTTGAACTCCTTCTCTGATTTGCCTCGCAGATCCCTCACGAGCCACTGCGTGGTGAAAGCATCCTGAGGGGGCATCCCATAGCGCATAATTGCATTAAGAAAGGCTTTTCGCTGACGAGCATTAAAACCAAGAACCTGGGGGGCAGAATGAACCAGGTGAGAGGGAGGCGACCCAACTCCAAGACCCGACAGCCACTTGCACCCACCCTGCCCTAGGACTGAGTGGTACTCACTTCAATATTCCCACCAACACGGGCCAACAGAGGAGGCAATGGCTTATCTTTATCATTCCGCAGGCCCTTGCGACTGGGCCTGCGGGGAGCTACAAGAAGAAAAGGACATGTGAGCGATGCTGATTGAGATGTTAGACAAAGCAACAGGTAAAAACCCAACAGAAAGGCGTGGGCCTCACCTTCTGAACGTTCGTCAAAGTCTTCATCACCTTCCTCTGAGGCCACCGAATAATCGGACTGGTTGTCGGACTGGTCGTCCTGCCAATctggagggagagagggcagaTGAGCGGGGCCCACTGCTCTAGTGGAACGGCCcatgggtggggggcggggccggccaCACACACCTCGGTCCTCCTGCGAGCCATCATTGTAGTTGACCTGTTTAcgaattctttttcctttgcccAGGTTTCGGGCCAGATCTTCTTGCTGCTGCTCATAATGGTGCCGCAGCAATTTCTCCCAGTAGTCGGGATCCAcactttcttcctgttttatGATCTCCCGttccacctcctcttcctcctggggcagagggagggcCAGGACTCAGGGCTGCTGCACCCCCAGCTACCCCTGGTCCTCAGAGTTCCCACTCTGTTAGCTGCTGCTCATGACTGGACTCTGAAATACTTGATGTGCCTGCTTGAACCTAAGAACTTGAAAGAAATTTAATTGACAGGACAAGCTGTTATCACAAGACAGAAGGATGAAGAGACAGTATGCATTATTTTAACCCCTTTTACTGACACACAAACAAGTGGGAGACGGTAAAATGTAGGAAAGAGATTAGAGCCTTAACAAGGCAGAATGGAGAAGCTTCTGAAATACTGCAGAAGATTCTCCCAAGCAATAAAGTACAAGGGCCACAAGCCCTTTCTGTTGTTCATAAACTTCATAGAAGTTTACCAATTGtgtgggaaaaaaattacatatccTTTTATATCCCCATAATGTTTATGCTCCTCTGAaagtctttacatttttttttcagatagtttaGGACCACGAGTTCCAAATCCTTTACATTAGAATTAAGCTGTTAACAGCATTGATATAAGAAACAACCTACATATCCACCATTAGGGAACCTGAATAaattatgggggggggggggcggtgaaaTGGATGAACAGagtcaaaaggtataaatttAAGTCATGgtgattttatatatagcatGGAAAGTCTAGTTAATACCATACTgcacatttgaaagttgctattAAAAAGAGCAGTTCTTAAAAgctctcttaaaagaaaaaaaaagtggagaagaaaatggcaacccactccagtatccttgcctggaaaatctcatggacagaggagcctggtgggctgcagtccatggggtcgcaaagagtcagacacaactgagagactaacacaacacaaagaatgtagagggaaaaaaaaaagttaaaaaaaaaaaaagaaaaaaagttaatactatatatatatatagtgacaGAACTAAACTTACTGGGGTGACAtcttgcaatatatacaaatcattATGATTTgatacaatatataaaatcacATCATACACTTTTAATATAATAGTGTTTtatattatatctcaattttttaagtaaattatggtACTTTCAAACGGTGACATATTATGCAGCAAAAAAGGGGGGTGAAGGAGAAGTTCTTTCTGTACTGATTTGGATGAAATAAATCTTCCAAGATCAGGTAGACAAAGGTGAGGTACAGAACATCATGGAGAAGAAGCCACTTTTCTTACACAGCAACGTGCatgcaactagagatgatcatagtcagaaacaaacaaataccatatcacttatacatggaaacTGAAAGCATGACACAAAcaaacctatctatgaaacagaatcatggacCTAGAGAACAGACGGGTAGTTGCCAAGGGGAAAGGACTGGAGCGGGAGGTTGtgattagcagatgtaagctttcaAATATAgaacggataaacaacaaggtcctactgtatagcacaaggaactatatgtAATATCCTATGATAACATAATGgacaagaatatatataaagaaaatgtgtatatatatacatatatataactgaatcacttggttgCCCAGCAGAAATatacacagcactgtaaatcaactattcttcctgtttttgtgtgtttgtgtggtgtgATTTaacacaacagaagtttatttcttgttCCTAAAATGTCCATTACAGATGTGGGGGACTCTCCAGAACAGAAACCTCTCCAGTGTGGGGGGCTCAGTGTTTCCGACTGCTCTGATCTCATGCTCCTCTCTCTGGATGTGTTCACATGACAGAGGAGGAAGACAGCACTAGAGAGTCCTACACCAACAAATAAATGCTCCAGCCACGAAGTGAGGCTTCTGCAACAACCCACTGCTCACAACTGTCTCAGGACCCTGTCTAAccacaaggagcagaaaagaatAACCACTCCCTTcttgttttggctgtgccatgtggcttacaggatcccagttccctgatcaaagactgaacctgggccctcagtagtgaaagcgtggagtcctaaccactggatcgccaggaaACTCCCTTCTTACTGCTCACTAGGAGCCAAGCCCCATGTCTCCTTGTCTACTGCTGTACCTCACTTAGAAGAggacctggggacttccctgtggaACAATACTTCAACTTCAGAGAAAACCACTTTCCTTAAAAGGAAAAGGGTGTTTCTGTGTatatacacgtgtatatatatgtatacacatatatatggatatatatgtgaTTTACAGACACATAAAatagtttgtaaaataaatatcacTTGTCCCCAGAGAAGGTGCTAGGTAGCCAAaggactggggtggggaagagataCTTCCATAGCTTCTGAATTTTCCATCTGGAGACTTACAGCTGACccctgaacaacacaggtttgaactacaTGAGTCCACTTACACACAGATATTTCTcaacagtaaatactacagtaccaCACAGTCCAcaattgaatctgcagatgtatGAGCTACACATATGGAGGGATGTAgtattcaaaaagcaaaactttataCAGCCACCTAGAGGTCCATGTCAGGAAAGGTTAGCAGTGGGAGGGAGAGTACCAGCCCTCCCTTGCAGCCACTCAGCACCTTCTCCCCTGGGTCCCTCCCACACACAGGCCACCCTGACAGGAGAGCAGTTTTGACCAAAGACTACTAGGCTGCAGACCAGTCAGACTTTTCAGCCACAAGTACACAACAGAGTTTAAGATATATATATCAGAAAAACAGCAAGAGGAATGATTCAGAGTTGGAAGGATGAGAATAGATAACAAAGACCATCAAAGGGGACcagaagagaaagaatttttttaattccataccCTATTATTATATTAGGGGGAAAATATTAGAGTCCACACATTCATAACTGagtattctttgttttctgttttaaaagacccaggaaacagaagggaaaaaggaaaaacagttgtTTCAAAAAGTACAGGAAGACAGGCTAAGTAAGTACACATCACATCTCCTACCTTTTCTCTGGAGAGAGTTGGGCTAGCAATCCAAAGTCTATTTATACAACTAATAAAATacataagagaaaataaagtgaGAATCTGATAAAGCAGTTAATATAAATGTTTTGAGTGTGAAATGTGGCCAGTTAACGTCCAAGAAGTGAATGTGATTTGCTCATACTTACagaatttcttttcaaagagGTGAGAAAATAATCACTGTACTATTTTGCCTACAGATGTTTTCCTCTTGTCTCAAATACCATCGTGGTCTCAACTCCAACTTTTGGACCAAACACCAAGCACCACATTGGACTCATACTCACCCCCATTTCTTCTTCTCGCACCACATACTGGGCCACTTTGAATGAGCTCAAATATTCATTCATGCCCTGTAGCTCTGTGTCTTCAGTCTCATCCTGGTTCCGGTCCAGCAGTCGTTCAATGGCTTTATCGTCATAGTGGATGACACTGCTGTCTTCTCCCTCTTTGTTGTCTCCTCCTATAAAGAATCAGGGGTCCATACCCCCAGTTAGCATCAGCAGCTGCAGTGGAGAAAGCTAGCCCCACAGACCCAAGGTATGAGTCCCAAGACCCTCAGGATCAAAGATGCCCTTTAGAAGCAGCCACACCCCACACCATCACAAGTTCCTGACCAGCTCACCTCCATCTGTGGCCTCATCTTTGAATAGCTCCTCAGTGCCAAACTTGAGGATATCATCAAGCTCCTGTTTGGACATGGATCCGGTCTTGGAGCCCAGCCCAGGCCGAACAACTAGATGCgtcagcatcatctttttcttGGCCACCTGCGTGATGCGCTCTTCCACAGATGCACGGGTCACAAACCGATAAATCATCACCTTCTTATTTTGCCCAATACGGTGAGCTCTGCTAAAGGCCTGGAGTGGGgtacaaaacaaagacaaaaactgaAGTCACCATGTTTTTTTGCCCTGACTTTCACATAGTAAGCCAAACCCAGCGTGAGGCAGGAGCTGCAGCTTGCCTCACACAACCTCCTTTTGCACCCCTGCTCCCAGACACCATCCTCTACCATGTTACCCTAAGTAGGTCCAGAGCTAACCCAAACTCTCCAGCTTACAGTAAggtaaaagacatttaaaaagaatctattgttttcccctgAAACAACTAATTCCAGATGGTGGAGCCCTTGCAGAGAACACTGCATTGCCAGTAAGTTACTGTATGCCAAGGCTGCTGCCTCTGCTCACCTGGATGTCATTATGGGGGTTCCAATCAGAGTCGTAGATAATAACTGTGTCAGCAGTGGCCAGATTGATTCCAAGACCCCCAGCTCGAGTGGAAAGCAGGAAGCAAAACTGCTGAGCACCCGGTGCTAAGAGAGGAACCACAATTCCAATGAACAAATGTATAAGGAGCATCAGAAATACAAAACCTCATTAGCAGATGCAAAATGCTACATATAGGATGGACAAACAACAGGTCCTACtgtgtatagcacaaggaactgtattcagtatcttgtgacacaccacagtggaaaagaatatgaaaaagaagatatatttttaaaaaagaattgtatatatgtatgactgaatcactctgctgtacagcagaaatcaacccAACACTGTGAACCAACTATACttgaattgaaaaaaagaaaaccaacacaCACCTCTTTAGGCAAACACCGAAGTATCAATAATGGTATTCATCGTAAGCAAAGAGCACCAGACACTGAGACGAGTTTGAAAGTTTAAGAAGAAACAGGATGTCACCATGGTCTCAACTGTCCCCTAAAGGAATTTATCAATCGCAATGAAGAAAACCTTACAAGGGAGAAATTCAGCAGACACCACCTGAACCAAGTAATCAAGGTCAACACCAGCAGTGGAACATTATCAATGTCACACTGTCCCTGGGAATGATGCACTGAGAAGGACACAGCATCGCTCTTGCAGACTCCTGCCCAAAATGTCTAACATCAATCGAACCATGAGAAAACATCAACTAGACTAATGTCAGAAAAGCTAAACATTCTATAAAGAAGCTGACCAGGTCACCATCAAAGGCATCAATatcatgaataaaaaagaaagaatgaaaaactagAAAGAGACAATAACTGCGTGTGATGTGGGATCTGTGAGTGGATCCTGACACATGGTCAGTGGTGACGTTCAAGTCTATGACCTGGTTAGTAGTATACTAACACCAATGTTAATTCCCTGGATTTGATTGTTGTACTGTGGTCATGTAAGTTATCAAGAAAAGTCAGGTGAAAGGTATACATGAACTCGCTATGttattttttttgaacttttgtgTTCAAAACTATCTCAagttataaagttaaaaaacaaaaagaggaggAGGTAGTAGTGGCTACTGAGACAAGCCTGCCACTAGCTTGCTATCTGGGCTTGGTAAATCTGGATAAATCCGGGTCCCTCCCAGGCCTCAGCATGCAATGAGGATGATTAAATGCAGTGCCCTTCTTTTCAGCAGAGAGAACAAAGACTCCATAGGGAACAATCTCCCAGGAATAATCTGACACATTCTTCCAATCAAGAAATTCAAAAGTACTCTTCCATGTCAACAAAAGACCCTAAACCACTATCCAGAAAAACAGATGGAGGGAACAAGTGATGGGTTGAGCGCCCTGAGTGAGGATGCCAGGATCAAAGCCACTCCTCCCATCTTACCATTGAAGCGGTCAATGGCCTCCTGCCGCATGTTCCCAGTGATTCCCCCATCGATACGTTCATATTTATAACCTTCGTGTTCCAGGAAGTCCTCTAGCAAGTCCAGCATCTTGGTCATCTGAAGAGGAGCAGAGTTGAATTACGGGCTTAATTAAACAACAGTCCTCCCGTACGTCTCTGAGCTGTCCACTGCTACCCGTAAGTTACCTGGGAGAAGATGAGGACACGGTGCCCACCTTCCTTGAGGTTCTTGAGCATCTTCTGAAGCAGCAATAATTTCCCGGATGCTCTGATGAGGGCACTGCCGTCATACATGCCATTAGGCATCTTAGGGGCTTCCTAGagaggagcaaaaaagaaaaaataaggaaagaaacacCACATGGCGCGGTCTCCAGCCAGGGACTAACAAGAGGTGGCACAGCGTACCATGGCGGCCACGGGGAAGAGATATGGGTGGTTGCAGCATTTCTTAAGATCCATCACCACGTTTAGCAGAGAGACCTGGTTGCCGCCCCCTCGAGCATTGAGCGCTTCAAAATTCCGAGTGAGGATGTACTTGTAGTATTTCCTGTGTAGACGACAGGGTAAGAGACATCACCCTCCAGAGTTGTTACCTGGCTCACCATGTGGTCCCAGGGTTCGGGGCCTTCCTTCCGGCACCTCTCACTTTGGGACTGAGGAGACCTAAGAAGCGCCGCTGCCATCCTTTTAAACAAGGGAAGGAAGCGCTGAGCACTCTGGACCCAGCACCCCGGCCACAGGTTCCTTTGGGCCTCACTGGCTTGGTCACCACCCATTTCACATCAGAGTATGGGGAGGACTGGGAAACACCATGCAGATGGGCTGGCGTGTCTAACTGTGTCTGCCAAATGGAGCCAGCGCCCCGTTCCTCCACACTCACTTCTGCATGGGGCTCAGCTCCACACGCACGATCAGCTCTGTCTTGGACGGCATGTTCTTGAACACGTCAGCCTTGAGCCGCCGCAACATGTGAGGGCCCAGCATGTCGTGCAGCTTTTTAATCTGGTCCTCCTTGGCTATGTCTGCaaactcctccaggaagccttccaaattgcttcagaaggaaaaggaaagaagctgttggagaggggaagggaagggacatggtgcaggaggcagaaggagcaggaaggATGAGGAGCCGACTGTGGACAAGCACACACTTACTGGAACCTCTCAGGGGTGAGGAAGTTAAGCAGGTGGAACAACTCTTCTAGATTATTCTGCAGTGGAGTCCCTGTCAGCAACAGCTTGTGCTGGAGCGAGTAGCCATTTAAAACCCGGAAAAACTGGTGAAGCAGATGGAGAGAAGTGGAGTGCAATGAAAACAGGGCTCCAGTACTTTGTAAACTCCCGTTTTACCACCCAGCAGTTAAGCCCCCACCCCTACCTccatctctctttaaaaaaaaatgtattatcctttatcttcttttggcagttacttttttctttcagccACACTtcgaaatcttagttccccaactagccGATGAACACGTGCCCCACCCCAgagtagaagtgcagagtcctaaccactggaccaccagcaatgTCCTCCATCTCTCTTCTAAGGCCTGGCCTCCAAGGCTTATCTATCATGAGTAAGGAAGGCAGAGATCCTTTTTCCCTTTCCCGTGCTCCTTGGTCTCCCCTTCCTGAGTAGTTGGTACCAGAACCCTAAAACTGAAGGCCACAGCTCCCCCGCCCCTCACCTTAGACTGATTATTCTTGAGCCGATGGGCTTCATCCACGATGAGGCAGGCCCAGTCAATAGAGCCCAAGATGGCCATGTCAATGGTGATCAACTCATAGGATGTCAGCAACACGTGAAACTTCACAGATGCCTCTTTCTGCACAAGAAGGTGACTTGGTCACTCGTGTCCAGGCCAAGTCAAGGGACTGGCcaggggggtgggagtgggggaattctctcctcctcaccccagGGACCAGACTCAAGGACGCCATAGCAACAACTCTCCCCTACCCCTGCCTCCCTGAGGTACCTTCATGCGGGAAGCCTTCTTGCCACCACGAATGGCATTGTCCTCAAAGGAAAACTCGTTCTCTCGGATGATAGCACGGCTGTCTTTGTCACCCACGTAGGTCACCACGTACATATCTGGAGCCCACATTTCAAACTCCCGTTCCCAGTTGATGATAGTGGAAAGAGGGGCGCTCACTAGGAAGGGGCCTTTGGAATGACCCTGTGAGGAAGAAGAGCAGTGGGACAGTGAGGACTCAGGATCCCACACACAACCCCAGCGTCCACTGCCTGGTCCCCGGCCCCTCCAGCGGGCGGAGGACTGGCCTGTGCACTGCTGctgcccctcttccctccccaggatACAAACACACCCAGCTGCCTCCTTCCCAGAGCTCCAGGCCTGCCTCCAGGGAGCTCACACACTGGTCTCTCCACACTAGCTCCACCCACAGTTCTGCTCATCTCCGTGCCCAGCTGGCCCCCAGGACTGAGGCTCCGGGCACCCACCACTAACCTCCCCAAGGCTCCACTCCCTCCCATCTGTCTCTGGGTACTTAGGTCTCTCTTACTGTCACTCAACACTGTTCTCCAGGTCAGGGAatagttttttcttcctttctctgtctccttggaGTGTAAGAGAAGACCCTGAACACAGAACATCCCCCCACACACAAAGCCAGTAGCCCCGGCTTGCGCACCTCCTTGTAGAGGGAATACAGGAAGACTGCCGTCTGCACCGTCTTCCCAAGGCCCATCTCGTCAGCCAAGATGGTGTCAGTGCCCTGAGCCCAGGAGAAGCGCAGCCAGTTCAGGCCCTCCATCTGATAGGGGTGCAGGGTCCCACCTGTAGCATCCAGGTACTCTGGCTGGCGCTCGTACTTCACTGTCGgctgaaggaggaaaagagaaagtcaTGAGCTGGTGAGGAATTCCCTTCCTTCCCTAAAACAGCAGCTGCTCCTCCTCACACATGCTCACTAGAGCCTACTCAAGGAAGCCACAGAAGACTGGTGGGGGAAAAGGTGCTTAACGGCTACTCTAAGTTTGTGTTTTATCTAGGGTCCTGCAATAAGCAAGGCAAGATGGAGGTCTTGGTCCCACAGACATCAGAAGACAGACACGTCACAGTCTCCCTGGCAACACAATAATTCTACCAATCAGGATCTACCAGGTGAATAGTTCTATGTTCTCCATAAATTTACTTTTAACCTTACTCATATATTACACAAAACCCCAAGGAACTGAGCCATGAATTAAGGGTCAAAAGACGAAGGTTCCAAAACAAGTTTCATAAAAGCTTGGTGTGTGACTCCTCCATGCTTAACACTTCCTCAGTCATACACTAACAcctatgtttttgcttttctgatgagggaaaagaaaataaagtattccCAGTATTTTCTCCCTGGTTTCCAGAGACGTGGAGAAGCCAGAAAGCGGTCTGTGTGAAGCATTTTAGCTACACTGACTTAAATGCCTTAGACCACCACTGTCAGGGGAGCACACAAGACACGTCGCCCTGCCCGCCCTTTTCAGCCAACTCACGTCAACCGTTGGCGTTTCAGGGGGCCTCTCCAACTTCCTCAGCTTCACCTTCTTGAGCTTCTTGCCTGGTCGTCCCTCCTCACCCCTCATCAACTCCCTGAAGACGACACAGATGTCACAGCGCTGCCAGGGGTCCTTCTCAACAAGCAGCAGCTCTGATCACTGAGGTCGCTCACCTGTGATTCCAGTAGCTCTGCTTGAACAGGTCATAGTCCTGAATCTCCACATCCTCACTCTCCCAGGATGCCTGGTCATAGGGTAGGTCCCGCCACTTGATCAAGTAGTGAACGTGGCCCTTCTTGTCCACGCTGCAAGGTCAAGAGGAGAAAGTACTGAGCCAGAAGGCCCCCCTGCTCAGCTCCCCAGTCAGTCTTGCTCTCAAAAACTACCAACAATAGATGTTTCAAACCAGACCTCTGAGGAGGCCAAATGCCACATGGATTCAGAAGCAATACATCTGGTGTACCAGTCTTTGCACCAAAAATGATCTCTAATCTACAGCCTATGGCTCAAAGGCCAGGATTCAGTCAGTTAATAAATAACTGAGTGTCTCGTCCGACTGTAAGCTACTGGTGAGGTCCATTTTCTGAATCCCCCGAGGATACGCAGCCCACCTCCAGGATGCCCGGCCGGCTCCACCGGTACCTGTGGTTGAGAATTCGGTGGATCATCATCCACTCAGGCTTTATCCCATAGCGATAGAAGCGCTCCTCCATCTCAGCGAATTTAGGGTCCTTATTCTTCCGCTTCCGGCTCTTCTCCTCGTCACCACCGAAGTCCCCAGAGGGTGGTTCATCCATGTCATTCTTCCGCTGATAGTTTCGGAACATCACTTGACAGTGCAGCTCCAACTGCAAGCAGGAAGAAAGACATCACCAAGAGTGACATCCACCCTTCTCTCCACACGCTGTTCTCTCACTGCCGCCCCTAACCAGTCTCTCCCAGGCTCACCTGCAGCTCAGACACCCAGGAGCAGTGCCAGTATGACATCCCTTGCCACTTGACGAAGAACTGCCGCTCTGGCCGCCCCTCCAAGGGCTTGGGGGACGGAGTGTTGGGATCAGCATCTGGGGGCCGAGGCACTGGCGTGGGAGATGGTGGCTGACCCCACTTCCAGATTAGGATCTTCTGAACTTTGCCCTTAAGAGCTGGAcactaagagagaaaaagagatgagtCAACACCAAAGCACTACCATAGGGAGATGTATACCTGAGAGCAGCTTCAACCTCATAGTTAGTAAAATCTCATTTCAATTACAGTCTAATCCCTAAGCCCTTCAAGATAGAGATAGAATCCCCTGTTTCTAGACTTAGTCCAGGACTGGTGTGACATTATCACTCCTATCTGCCTAACAGAGCCAGCAGCTAAACCAACAATAACTTAGAGCAAGTAGGCACAGAGAAGTCACAGGCCTGGAGCCCAGATTTCCTCACTTAATCTATTAGATTGGTGCACAcataattgcagttttggacTGTGAAACTTAACATTTAATCATTGTAACTAgactcaaacacatttttaacaaTCAAAATAGGCACAAAcacaataaacacatttttgccaatgagaagtaAGTTTATTCCTGTAGCGTAAAAATCCAGGCTTCGGGATTCAATgaattcttggaaagcattttccgCATCATGCTGATTgcggaagcattttccctgcaaaaagttgtcaagctGCTTGCAGAAGTAGTAGTCGGGAGGAAGAGAAgtagaggtcaggtgaatatggcagatgaggcaaaattttgtagcccaatttgttcaactttctGATTGAACACTGTCTGAATACCGCATGATGTTCAACACTGATTGAACATCAATTTTTTGATTGAAGCGTTGATTATGTCATGTATGGTTGGGTGCTGTCATGGAGAAGAATCGGACCCTTTCATTGCTggtctggtagctcagacagtaaagaatctgcctgcaatgcaagagactgggcttcaatccctgggtcgggaacatccccaggagaaggaaatggctacccactccagtattcttgtctgggaaatcccacggacagacaagcctggtgggctatagttcatggggttgcatagagtcggacactactgagcacctAACACACTTTcattgaccaatgctggctgcaggcattgtaGTTTTCACAGTGCATCTCATCGATCTGCAGAGCATACTTCCAAAATgcaatggtttcactgggataaGTAGTGGATCACACCGGCAGCAGACCACCGAACAGTGACCGTGACCTTTTCTTGGTGCAAATTTGGCTTGGGAGGTGCTTTGGAGCGTTTTCTCAGTCCAACCATGAGCTGGTTGTTGCCAGTTATTGTATAAAATACACTCTTCGTTGCATATCACAgtctgattgagaaatggttcatcattgttgcatagaataagagaagacgacacttcaaaaccgttccaatttgcttcaaaggCCGAAACACCGTAGAATGGTTCGTGTTGAGTCCTTCAGCAACTTCTTATGTAGTTTTAAGAGGATAAGCGTCGATGATTACTCTTAGTTGGTCATTGTCAACATCCCATGACCGGCCACTACACTCATCTTCAAAGTTCTCATcccctttgcaaaacttcttaaaCCACCACTCAGCTGTATattcgttagcagttcctgggtcaaGTGTGCTGTTGATGTTGCGAGttttctccactgctttatgacccattttgaactcaaataagaaaattgattgaatttgctttttgtctaacatcatttccacagCTTAAAATACACATAACTAGTCGTTACAAAAAACATAAACCaagaaatatgcattaaaatgatgtataacacaaccacatttaagaatgtattccaattatcaaatggcaaagttcaacagtgCTAAACCTCatttacttttgcaccaacctagtaACAGCAGTAAGTGGTCCTGTTACATGACTAAGCTACCAAGACCTCGAGGCTGGTATCAAGACAAGAAAAGATGTCCTGGGCTACATCCCACTTGGGAGAATCAGCAAAGCATCAGCTCTGTTGGAAGTCAGTCCTATAGCTTCCCAGGAGAAAGGCATCCCAGGACCACAAAGGAAGGAAAACCCTGGTTTTGGGGCTCAAAGGCCTCCAGCCCTCCAGTGGCCTCTCCTGCACCTCAGCCTGGAGATGCCCACACAGAAGAGGGGTGAACCCTTGGATTGATCCACACCTCCCTCAGCTGACCCCAGTTGGGGCCAGGCACTCACCGTGCAGCGGGGACACAGCCATTCGCCGTTGGGGATCTCTGGGAGGGGGGGGTTTAGGCAGTGGATGTGGTAGGA includes:
- the CHD4 gene encoding chromodomain-helicase-DNA-binding protein 4 isoform X3 produces the protein MASGLGSPSPCSAGSEEDDMDALLNNSLPPPHPENEEDPEEDLSEAETPKLKKKKKPKKPRDPKIPKSKRQKKERLLLCRQLGDSSGEGPEFVEEEEEVALRSDSEGSDYTPGKKKKKKLGPKKEKKSKSKRKEEEEEDEDDDDSKEPKSSAQLLEDWGMEDIDHVFSEEDYRTLTNYKAFSQFVRPLIAAKNPKIAVSKMMMVLGAKWREFSTNNPFKGSSGASVAAAAAAAVAVVESMVTATEVAPPPPPVEVPIRKAKTKEGKGPNARRKPKGSPRVPDAKKPKPKKVAPLKIKLGGFGSKRKRSSSEDDDLDVESDFDDASINSYSVSDGSTSRSSRSRKKLRTTKKKKKGEEEVTAVDGYETDHQDYCEVCQQGGEIILCDTCPRAYHMVCLDPDMEKAPEGKWSCPHCEKEGIQWEAKEDNSEGEEILEEVGGDPEEEDDHHMEFCRVCKDGGELLCCDTCPSSYHIHCLNPPLPEIPNGEWLCPRCTCPALKGKVQKILIWKWGQPPSPTPVPRPPDADPNTPSPKPLEGRPERQFFVKWQGMSYWHCSWVSELQLELHCQVMFRNYQRKNDMDEPPSGDFGGDEEKSRKRKNKDPKFAEMEERFYRYGIKPEWMMIHRILNHSVDKKGHVHYLIKWRDLPYDQASWESEDVEIQDYDLFKQSYWNHRELMRGEEGRPGKKLKKVKLRKLERPPETPTVDPTVKYERQPEYLDATGGTLHPYQMEGLNWLRFSWAQGTDTILADEMGLGKTVQTAVFLYSLYKEGHSKGPFLVSAPLSTIINWEREFEMWAPDMYVVTYVGDKDSRAIIRENEFSFEDNAIRGGKKASRMKKEASVKFHVLLTSYELITIDMAILGSIDWACLIVDEAHRLKNNQSKFFRVLNGYSLQHKLLLTGTPLQNNLEELFHLLNFLTPERFHNLEGFLEEFADIAKEDQIKKLHDMLGPHMLRRLKADVFKNMPSKTELIVRVELSPMQKKYYKYILTRNFEALNARGGGNQVSLLNVVMDLKKCCNHPYLFPVAAMEAPKMPNGMYDGSALIRASGKLLLLQKMLKNLKEGGHRVLIFSQMTKMLDLLEDFLEHEGYKYERIDGGITGNMRQEAIDRFNAPGAQQFCFLLSTRAGGLGINLATADTVIIYDSDWNPHNDIQAFSRAHRIGQNKKVMIYRFVTRASVEERITQVAKKKMMLTHLVVRPGLGSKTGSMSKQELDDILKFGTEELFKDEATDGGGDNKEGEDSSVIHYDDKAIERLLDRNQDETEDTELQGMNEYLSSFKVAQYVVREEEMGEEEEVEREIIKQEESVDPDYWEKLLRHHYEQQQEDLARNLGKGKRIRKQVNYNDGSQEDRDWQDDQSDNQSDYSVASEEGDEDFDERSEAPRRPSRKGLRNDKDKPLPPLLARVGGNIEVLGFNARQRKAFLNAIMRYGMPPQDAFTTQWLVRDLRGKSEKEFKAYVSLFMRHLCEPGADGAETFADGVPREGLSRQHVLTRIGVMSLIRKKVQEFEHVNGRWSMPELAEVEENKKMSQPGSPSPKTPTPSTPGDTQPNTPAPAPPAEDGIKVEENNLKEEESAEAEKEVKSAPPEAALECTQPPAPASEEEKVPVEPPEGEEKVEKAEVKERTEEAMETDPKGNADVEKVEEKPAVDLNPIVVEDKEEKKEEEEKKEVMLQNGETIKDLNDEKQKKNIKQRFMFNIADGGFTELHSLWQNEERAATVTKKTYEIWHRRHDYWLLAGIINHGYARWQDIQNDPRYAILNEPFKGEMNRGNFLEIKNKFLARRFKLLEQALVIEEQLRRAAYLNMSEDPSHPSMALNTRFAEVECLAESHQHLSKESMAGNKPANAVLHKVLKQLEELLSDMKADVTRLPATIARIPPVAVRLQMSERNILSRLANRAPEPPPQQVAQQQ